The DNA segment ATGTGATTTAAAAATTTCATAAATATACACATATCCGCATTTATAGCAATTCATTAATCTGCAAAAAAAAGAAGTGTTTTAAAGTGTTATCTTCAATAACATTCAATATTCAAACGTTTGCATTGAGGATATCGAAAAAACAAACTTAATAAGGCTCGGATTAAAATTTTATATGTAGAAAAGCCTCTTAAAAAAAGAGGCTTTCATTTAAAACATAATTAATATCGTAAATCTAATAAATTATATAGGTATTATTTATTAGATTTATTTTTCTTCAACATACCCTTTTAGGTATTTAAAACGTTCGGTAAGTTTTCCGTTTTCTGTTATTTTGGCTCGCGCTAAAATACCATCTTTATCTCCGTTAAAAAATGCAGGGATTACCTTATCATAAAACATCTCGGCAAAACCAACACTCGCATCACGAGGCAATTCACAAGGTAAATTATCAACTGCCATTACTACTATAGCTGACGGGTTATAAAAATCAATCTCTTCATTTGTAGATGGATTATAACCATATATAGGGTCTGCAATGGTAGAAGCCCGAAGTGTACAAGCTATTGGTCCTCCTATATCACATGATACATCGCCAACAACTTTTATTTTATTACTACTAGCTTTTAGCATTTCGCGAGTTAATATATCTGGCGAACCATTACCAAAGAAATGTCCTGTAATAAAGATATCTGACACCTTAGTAAATCTTTCAAAGTTAGACTCATACTCGGCAGGGTTATTATAGAAGTCAATGTTGTTTTTTACTTCGCCATCCTTACGCCTGTTATAATCTAAAACATCTAGTTGTACATATACAGGCTCATCATAATTCTTAGTAAGGTAATCATTTACATTTACTTGCTTCATTTTCATACCATCTAGCATCTCCTTAGCTCCCATCGCTACTTTACCTTTACCTGTAAGTACTATTTTTACAGGAGGTAAAACCATACGCTTTAGTTTAACTATTAGCGTGTCTCTATCGGGTAATGTTTCTGCTTTAGGCAAGTTGTATAATTCATACTTTACTCCAAAAGCTCTTAATGTATTATAAGCTCCTACATTACCAGCATAGCGCCCAAAACCAATAAGTCGTTTGTTTTTTGCATCAACTATTGTTTCATGGTCATATAGCTCAATATTTTTATCAAGTATTGCTTGTAGCAACTTTTGATTATAAGGCTGTTTTTTAATAGTATGCGAAAAGAAGAAATACTTTTTATTAGGTATAAGCGCCTCAACAGGCACTTCTTTAACACCAATAAGCACATCACAATCAGTCATATCGGCATCAACCTTTACACCTGCTGCTATATACTCTTCATCCTTAAATATTCTTATATCCGACACTTCAGCTTTTACTAACGTATCAGGATAATTCTCTGCAATAGCTGCTAGCTTTTCAGGTGTAAAAACCACCCTTCTGTCAGGTGGGCTTTTTCGTTCTTTTATAATACCGAATTTCATTATCTATATGGTGTAAATGGTGGGTTTTTACAGGTTATGTAAAAGATAGTATAATCTTTTGACAATACCGTAATATTGTTTTTGATAATGGCATCAAATATACGGGAAATTGAATGAAACATAAAAACTATTTCATTATCTTTGCAGCATTAGTAAAATGATATTATTTTTGAACTATATCGTTTTACTATTTACTGGGGTCGACTGGTTTTGACAGCAGGTCGAATTGAATGGTAAGCACGCCAGGAACGGGAACATATCCTGTAAATAATGTTTCACAATTTTAAACGGCGAAAATAACTACGCTCTAGCTGCATAATCCGAATTTATAGTACGATTAGCCTCGTTC comes from the Flavobacterium arcticum genome and includes:
- a CDS encoding NAD(P)-dependent oxidoreductase; translation: MKFGIIKERKSPPDRRVVFTPEKLAAIAENYPDTLVKAEVSDIRIFKDEEYIAAGVKVDADMTDCDVLIGVKEVPVEALIPNKKYFFFSHTIKKQPYNQKLLQAILDKNIELYDHETIVDAKNKRLIGFGRYAGNVGAYNTLRAFGVKYELYNLPKAETLPDRDTLIVKLKRMVLPPVKIVLTGKGKVAMGAKEMLDGMKMKQVNVNDYLTKNYDEPVYVQLDVLDYNRRKDGEVKNNIDFYNNPAEYESNFERFTKVSDIFITGHFFGNGSPDILTREMLKASSNKIKVVGDVSCDIGGPIACTLRASTIADPIYGYNPSTNEEIDFYNPSAIVVMAVDNLPCELPRDASVGFAEMFYDKVIPAFFNGDKDGILARAKITENGKLTERFKYLKGYVEEK